The Amycolatopsis jiangsuensis nucleotide sequence CCGCGGCGGCGCGTCCGGCGTCGCAGCCGGCGTGCGGTCGAACCGCGGGGCCGGGGCCGGCTGCACGGTGCCGCCGATGTCGACGAATGTCCCGCGCGCCGCGTTCTGCGGATGGGCGGCGGCTTCCCACGGCGAAAGCACCGGCGTGAGGCAGGCGTCGGTACCTTCGGCGCGAGCGAGCAGCTCGTCGCGAGTGAACCCGCGGATCGCCGTGGCCAGGATTTCACGCAACCGCAGCCATTGGGACTGGTCGACGTGCACCGGCAGGTCTTCGGCGGGCAGGTCGAGCACCTTGACCAGATCCGCCCAGAACCGCATCTCGATCGCGCCGACAGCGACGTACTCGCCGTCCGCGGTCTCGTAGGTGTCGTAGAACGGAGCGCCGCCGTCGAGCAGGTTCTGCCCACGCTCCCCCGGCCACAGCCCGGCCGCGTGCATCCCGTGCAGGCTCGTGGTCAGCAGCGCCGCGCCCTCGACCATGGAGGCGTCCACGACCTGCCCGCGCCCGGAAGTCGTGCGCTCGTGCAGCGCGGCCAGCACGCCCATGGCGAGCAGCAGGCCACCACCGCCGAAGTCGCCGACGAGGTTCAGCGGCGGCACCGGGCGCTCACCGGCCCGGCCGACCGGGTCGAGCGCGCCGGCGATCCCGATGTAGTTGATGTCGTGCCCGGCCGACTGGGCGAGCGGGCCGTCCTGTCCCCAGCCGGTGATCCGGCCGTAGACCAGCGCCGGGTTGCGCGCGTGCACCTGCTGCGGGCCGAGACCCATCCGTTCCGCGACGCCGGGACGGAAGCCCTCGACCAGCACGTCGGCGCGTTCGGCGAGGCGCAGCACCAGCTCGACACCTTCGGCCGTCTTCGTGTTCACACCGACCGAGCGCCGGCCGCGGGTGAGCGGGTCGTTCGGGATCCCGAGCACGTCGGCACCCGGCGTCGCGCGGTCGACGCGGATCACCTCCGCGCCGAGGTCGGCCAGCAGCATGCAGGCGAACGGGGCGGGCGCGAGCCCGGCCAGCTCCACCACCCGCACGCCGCCCAGTGGACCTGACTTCACCGGAAAGTCCTTTCGGCGTAGGGGAAACTGCCTCACAGCGTGCGGGAGATGATCTCCTTCATGATCTCGCTCGTCCCGCCGAAGATGCGGGAGATCCGCACGTCCGCCCAGGCGCGGGCGATCGGATACTCGGTCATGTAGCCGTAGCCGCCGAAGAGCTGCACGCAGTCGTCCACGACCTTGTTCACCCGCTCGGTGGTCCACAGCTTCGCCATCGCCGCGCCCTGCACGTCCAGCTCGCCACGCAGGTGCCGTTCGATGCACTGGTCCAGGAACGCACGCGACACGGCGGCTTCCGTGGCCGCTTCGGCGAGCTTGAACTTCGTGTTCTGGAAGGTGAAGATCGGGCGGCCGAACGCGGTGCGTTCCTTGGTGTAGTCGATGGTGAGGTCCACCGCCGCCTCCAGCCCGGCGACCGCGGTCACCGCGATGATCAGCCGTTCCTGCGGCAGCTGCGTCATGAGCTGGATGAAGCCCTGGCCCTCCTGATCACCCAGCAGGTTCGCGGCGGGCACCCGGACGTCGTCGAAGAACAGCTCGGCGGTGTCCTGGCCCTTGAGCCCGACCTTGTCCAGCACCCGGCCGCGGCGGAAGCCGGGGGTGTCCGTCTCGACGGCGATCAGCGAGACGCCCTGCGCGCCGGCTTCCGGGTCGGTCTTGCACGCGACCACCACCAGATCGGAGTGGAAACCGTTGGTGATGAACGTCTTCGCGCCGTTGATGACGTAGTCGCCGCCCTCGCGCACAGCGCGGGTCTTGATGTTCTGCAGATCCGAGCCGGTGCCCGGTTCGGTCATCGCGATGGCCCCCACGAACTCGCCGCTGGCGAGCTTCGGCAGCCACTCCCGCTTCTTCTCCTCCGCCGCGTAGGACATCAGGTAGTGCGCGACGATTCCGTTGTGGACGGTGACGCCCCAGGCGTTGTCGCCGCAGCGCGCCTGCTCCTCGTAGAGCACGGCCTCGTGCGCGAACGTGCCGCCTCCCCCGCCGTACTCCTCCGGGATCGACAGGCAGAGCAGGCCGAGCGAACCGGCCTTGTTCCAGACCTCGCGGTCGAGCTTCTTCTCCGCCGCCCAGCGTTCCTGGTGCGGGACGAGCTCCTTCTGCAGGAACGACCGGGAAAGCTCCCGGAGGTCCTGGAGTTCCGGAGTGCTGCTCCACGAGCTCTTCGGGGTCTGCAACGGCACGGTGACGCCTCCCTGTGCAGCTACGCTGGAAAACATGACGATTGGCAGGTAAGTTCTCTCCGGAATGTACAACCGTTCCGACCGGTACGTAAAGGGGACCGCGATGACCGAACTCGCCCGCGGGCACCGCACCCAGGCGGAGCGGCGCGAGCAGACACGCACCGCCCTGCTCGACGCGACGATCGAATGCCTGGTGGACATCGGCTACGCACGGGCGTCGGTCCAGGAGATCTGCGCGCGGGCAAGGGTGTCCAAAGGCGCCGTGCAGCACTACTTCGCCACGAAGGCGGAGCTGATGGCCGCGGCGGTCGAGCACCTCACCACGAAGCTGCGCACCCGGCTGGCGGCCTCGCTCGACGCACTGCCCGGCGGATCGTCCGGCGTCGCCGCCGCGATCGACCTGCTGTGGACGGGATACTCGGGCACGCTGTCGACTGCCGTCACGGAACTGTGGGTCGCCGCCCGCACCGATCCGGAGCTGCGGGCGGCGATCCGCCCGGTGGACCGCGCGCTGGGCCGTGCCACGCTCGAGCAGATCAGCCAGGTCGCCGGCGACCTGCCCCCGGAACGGGCGGAAATGCTGTTCTGGCTGACCGTGAACCTCACCCGAGGCCTGGCTCTGGACGCCGAGCTCGGTGGCGACCCGAACCGCCGCCGCCAGCTGTTGGCGGAGTGGAAGCGGATCGCGGTACAGCTGTACTCGGACGCATCCGCCGGGTCGGGGTCCGGGAACATCGGCGGTTCCGCAGACCCGCACGACACCGGACACTGAGCGACTCGGCAGCTTCGGCGACTTCGGCCATCCCCAGCAACACAAGAGGCCTGCCGGCCCGAGGCGACCCCGGCGACCGCAGCGCCACACGAGCCGTGACAACCCCGGCAACCATACCCGTAGCCGGCAATCCCAGCAGCCCCGGCAGTCTTCGGCGGTCCTGGCAGCCGGCAACTCCCGTGGCGCAGGCAGCACCGTCCCCCATGGTCTCTCCGGGCCGGCGGCACCGTCCGAGCGTGGAGAACTCCGCTGGTTTCCATACCGGCGGTATGGTGTACTCGTCGGTAACTCCGTTCGGCGTGGAAGGAAGGTGCCCGAGTGACCAGGACGAGCCCCGCGGACCCTGCGGCCGGGCAGGACTTGCCTTCAACCGTCGGCGGGGTGGCGGGGGCGCCCACCGCGGCCCGTGCTGCCGCGCTCGTGGCGCGGGTGACCGGGGGTGCGGATGCGGCGCCCGTGCGGATGCTCGCGCCGTTCACCGGGCAGCCGGTCACTTCGCTTCCGCAGGCCGACGACGGCGAGGTCCGGGCCGCGTTCGCCGCCGCGCGAGAGGCGCAGCGCGAGTGGTCCGCGACGTCGGTCGCGCAGCGGCAGCGGTTCCTGGTGCGGCTGCACGACCTCCTGCTCGACCGGCAGGCGGAAGTCCTCGACCTGGTCCAGGTGGAGGCCGGCAAGGCGCGGATCGACGCGTTCGACGAGGTCAGCGCCACCGCGCTGGTCGCGGCGTTCTATGGCAAGCACAGCGCGAAAATCCTGTCGCCGCGGCGACAGGCGGGCGTGATCCCGGCGCTGACGAAAGCCGGTGAACTGCGTCATCCCAAGGGCGTGGTCGGGATCATCTCGCCGTGGAACTACCCGCTCGCGCTGACCGCGATGGATGTCTTCCCGGCACTCGCGGCGGGCAACGCGGTGGTGCAGAAGCCGGACAACCAGACCGCGCTGTCCGCGCTCTGGCTGCAGGAACTGGCTGAGGAGGCCGGGCTGCCCGCGGGACTGTGGCAGATCGTGCTCGGGCGGGGTTCGCGGATCGGCGACGCGCTGGTCGAGGAATGCGACTACCTGTGCTTCACCGGATCGACCCCGACCGGCAAGGACCTGGCGAGCCGGATTTCCCGTCGGCTCACCGGCTATTCGCTCGAACTGGGCGGCAAGAACCCGATGATCGTGCTGCCGGACGCGGACGTGGCCAAGGCCGCGACCGGGGCGGTCACCGCGTGCTTCTCCTCGGCCGGGCAGTTGTGCGTGTCAGTGGAGCGGATCTACGTGCACGAGAGCGTCCGCGAGGAGTTCACCCGGGCGTTCGTCGCGCGCACGGAGGCCCTCAAGCTGGGCGGCGCGTTGGACTACCACGCCGGCATGGGGTCGTTGACCTCGGAAAGCCAGCTGGCGACGGTGACCGCGCACGTCGAGGATGCCCGGGCCAAGGGCGCACGGGTACTCACCGGCGGCCGTGCGCGACCGGACCTCGGCCCGCTGTTCTACGAGCCGACCGTGCTGACGGACGTGACGCCGGAGATGGTGCCGTTTGCGGACGAGACCTTCGGGCCGGTCGTGTCGATTTACGGCTTCACCGACGTCGCCGATGCGATCGAACGCGCCAACGACACCCCGTTCGGCCTCAACGCGAGCGTCTGGACGCGCAACGGCCGCGCCGGCTGGGAGGTGGGGGCCCGGCTGAAAGCGGGCACGGTCAACGTGAACGAGGGTTACGCCGCCACGTTCGGGACGGTCGGCGTCCCGATGGGCGGAATGAAGGAGTCCGGCGCGGGCCGCCGCAACGGAGCCGAGGGGCTGCTCAAGTACACCGAAGCGCAGTCGATCGCCATCCAGCGCGGCCTGGCTCTGCGCCCACCGAAACCGGTACCGGGATCATTGTGGGCGCGGCTGATGTCGGTGAGCATGAAGCTGCTGCGCCGTCTGCCCGGCCGCTGAACCATCCGATCGGCCCGGCGCCGACGACTCCGCGCGGCTGGGCGGGCACGGCGGACGAGGCCGCGTGCGGACTTTCCCGTTGCCGACAACAACCTCGGGCTAACGACCCCACTCGCACGGCGGACGACAGTGGCCCTGACAAGCACGGGCCGGGGCCACAACGCGTCGTGGCCCGGTACGGGTTGATGCTGCACCCATCCGAACCGGGACCGGGCTCGGTGGACGCTGTGCCGCCGTGGGTTCAGTCGGTGGCTAGTGCCAGGGGGCAGCGACCGGTGTGCAGCGAAGCCGTCTGTGCCGGGGTGAGCGTTATTCGGCTGGGGTGGTGAGCAGGCCACGGTCGTAGGCGATGGCTACGGCTTCGGCGCGGCGGCTCGCGCCCAGCTTTGCCATGACACGGGACAGGTGCACGCTCACTGTCTTCTCGCTGATGTACAACTCCTCCCCTACCTGGCGGTTGGTGCGGCCCAGAGCCACCCGCTCCAGGACGTCCCGTTCGCGTTCGGTCAGGGGGCTCGGGCCCGGCGGGCTCGCGGCCGGTTCGGCGCCGGGGAGGTCCACTCGCGCTCGGCGGGCGAGGGTGCGCACGGCGTCCCGCAACGGCGTGGCACCCAGTTTCACGGCGACCTCGTGTGCGGCCTCCAACGCGGCGGTGCCCGATTGACCGGCGGCGAGCCGCGCGGAGGCTTCGTGCCAGCGGCAGACCGCCTGTTCGTAGACCGCGCCGTACGCGAACGCCTCGGCAGCTTCGGACCAGCGCGCCGGATCCGGCTGTCCGTGCAGCCCGGACGCCGCGGCTTCGAGGCGCGCCAGCCAGGCGCGGCCTTCCGGGCCGAGGGTGCCCGAGCGTGGAGTTCCGTCGGTGGCGCAGCGGCGGCCGTGCTCGAGCAGCCGCCGCCCGGAACGGACGAACGCTTCCTCGGCGCGCTGGTCACCACGCGCCCGCGCCTCGGCAGCCAGCGCGACGGCCGACGACATGCCCAGCGCGGCCACCCGGATGCCGC carries:
- a CDS encoding CaiB/BaiF CoA transferase family protein; translation: MKSGPLGGVRVVELAGLAPAPFACMLLADLGAEVIRVDRATPGADVLGIPNDPLTRGRRSVGVNTKTAEGVELVLRLAERADVLVEGFRPGVAERMGLGPQQVHARNPALVYGRITGWGQDGPLAQSAGHDINYIGIAGALDPVGRAGERPVPPLNLVGDFGGGGLLLAMGVLAALHERTTSGRGQVVDASMVEGAALLTTSLHGMHAAGLWPGERGQNLLDGGAPFYDTYETADGEYVAVGAIEMRFWADLVKVLDLPAEDLPVHVDQSQWLRLREILATAIRGFTRDELLARAEGTDACLTPVLSPWEAAAHPQNAARGTFVDIGGTVQPAPAPRFDRTPAATPDAPPRTGADTTDVLTELGYDADGLTALREAGTIA
- a CDS encoding acyl-CoA dehydrogenase family protein, producing the protein MPLQTPKSSWSSTPELQDLRELSRSFLQKELVPHQERWAAEKKLDREVWNKAGSLGLLCLSIPEEYGGGGGTFAHEAVLYEEQARCGDNAWGVTVHNGIVAHYLMSYAAEEKKREWLPKLASGEFVGAIAMTEPGTGSDLQNIKTRAVREGGDYVINGAKTFITNGFHSDLVVVACKTDPEAGAQGVSLIAVETDTPGFRRGRVLDKVGLKGQDTAELFFDDVRVPAANLLGDQEGQGFIQLMTQLPQERLIIAVTAVAGLEAAVDLTIDYTKERTAFGRPIFTFQNTKFKLAEAATEAAVSRAFLDQCIERHLRGELDVQGAAMAKLWTTERVNKVVDDCVQLFGGYGYMTEYPIARAWADVRISRIFGGTSEIMKEIISRTL
- a CDS encoding TetR/AcrR family transcriptional regulator codes for the protein MTELARGHRTQAERREQTRTALLDATIECLVDIGYARASVQEICARARVSKGAVQHYFATKAELMAAAVEHLTTKLRTRLAASLDALPGGSSGVAAAIDLLWTGYSGTLSTAVTELWVAARTDPELRAAIRPVDRALGRATLEQISQVAGDLPPERAEMLFWLTVNLTRGLALDAELGGDPNRRRQLLAEWKRIAVQLYSDASAGSGSGNIGGSADPHDTGH
- a CDS encoding succinic semialdehyde dehydrogenase, which codes for MTRTSPADPAAGQDLPSTVGGVAGAPTAARAAALVARVTGGADAAPVRMLAPFTGQPVTSLPQADDGEVRAAFAAAREAQREWSATSVAQRQRFLVRLHDLLLDRQAEVLDLVQVEAGKARIDAFDEVSATALVAAFYGKHSAKILSPRRQAGVIPALTKAGELRHPKGVVGIISPWNYPLALTAMDVFPALAAGNAVVQKPDNQTALSALWLQELAEEAGLPAGLWQIVLGRGSRIGDALVEECDYLCFTGSTPTGKDLASRISRRLTGYSLELGGKNPMIVLPDADVAKAATGAVTACFSSAGQLCVSVERIYVHESVREEFTRAFVARTEALKLGGALDYHAGMGSLTSESQLATVTAHVEDARAKGARVLTGGRARPDLGPLFYEPTVLTDVTPEMVPFADETFGPVVSIYGFTDVADAIERANDTPFGLNASVWTRNGRAGWEVGARLKAGTVNVNEGYAATFGTVGVPMGGMKESGAGRRNGAEGLLKYTEAQSIAIQRGLALRPPKPVPGSLWARLMSVSMKLLRRLPGR